A stretch of Spirosoma oryzicola DNA encodes these proteins:
- the hpt gene encoding hypoxanthine phosphoribosyltransferase: MITVNNKNFVPFISAEAIQTRIDELAGQINQEYAGKQPLIVVVLNGAFIFAADLVKRLTISCEITFIRVASYSATESSGTLKQILGLNDSVEGRDLIIIEDIVDTGLTISDVCNQLNAQKPASLAIATLLFKPAALKKQLDLNYVGFEIENRFVLGYGLDYDGLGRNTPDILVLE; encoded by the coding sequence ATGATAACAGTCAACAATAAAAATTTCGTCCCATTCATTAGTGCAGAAGCCATTCAAACGCGTATCGACGAACTGGCTGGGCAAATTAATCAGGAATATGCAGGCAAACAGCCTTTGATCGTCGTCGTACTCAACGGGGCCTTTATATTTGCCGCCGATCTGGTAAAGCGTCTCACCATTTCCTGCGAAATCACCTTTATTCGGGTTGCTTCTTATTCCGCTACTGAATCCAGCGGAACGCTTAAACAGATTTTAGGTTTAAACGATTCTGTTGAAGGCCGTGACCTTATCATCATCGAGGACATTGTTGATACGGGCCTGACTATTAGTGATGTCTGCAATCAGCTCAACGCTCAAAAACCGGCATCGCTTGCTATTGCCACGCTATTGTTCAAACCAGCAGCGCTCAAAAAGCAGTTGGACCTAAACTACGTGGGCTTTGAGATCGAAAACCGGTTTGTACTAGGCTACGGTCTCGATTACGATGGCCTGGGTCGTAACACACCCGATATTCTGGTACTGGAATAA
- a CDS encoding tetratricopeptide repeat protein has product MKKLLLTVWLVGLAALAQAQLYDPSAFDKKYDGLLKHPGVQIESAEAINLMYNYKFYDADKEFRWLRLRYPKHPMPYFLMGLAEWWKIVPNTDVTDYDDVCLAYMDSTITLAEKLYDTSENKLEPSFFLAAAYAFKGRLYSERKKWTKATLAGKNALKYFEKCKGNADFSPELLFGDGMYDYYAQWIPENYPLLKPILMFFPKGNKVNGIKELEKTANSAFYTRVEARYFLIQIYSMENQYDKAYEMSKYMAEQYPDNPFFERYYARSAFVTGRLTEAERISKDILAKVSRTQSGYEGVSGRTAAYILAYINQQFYKNLPEAKKYYQQSIDYAKQTNALNAGYYWSSVLALGKIANEEKNYDQAQAYFKEVMDKAERKSSQHKDAKKALDDLKKSRREERRKRRE; this is encoded by the coding sequence ATGAAGAAACTACTGTTGACGGTATGGCTCGTGGGACTGGCTGCGTTAGCACAAGCCCAGTTGTATGATCCGTCGGCGTTTGATAAGAAGTATGATGGCTTGTTGAAGCATCCTGGGGTTCAGATCGAATCTGCCGAAGCCATCAATTTGATGTATAATTACAAATTTTACGACGCCGATAAGGAGTTTCGGTGGTTACGGCTACGTTACCCCAAACACCCAATGCCTTATTTCCTGATGGGCCTGGCAGAATGGTGGAAAATTGTCCCGAACACCGACGTTACGGACTATGATGACGTTTGTCTGGCTTACATGGATTCGACCATTACGCTGGCCGAAAAGCTGTATGATACCAGTGAAAACAAGCTTGAACCTTCCTTTTTCCTGGCGGCTGCTTATGCCTTTAAAGGCCGACTTTACTCGGAGCGGAAAAAGTGGACAAAGGCGACCTTGGCCGGTAAGAATGCATTAAAGTATTTCGAGAAGTGTAAAGGGAATGCTGATTTCAGCCCTGAACTCTTATTTGGCGACGGAATGTATGACTATTACGCGCAGTGGATACCCGAAAATTACCCGTTGCTGAAACCGATCCTGATGTTCTTCCCAAAAGGAAACAAAGTCAATGGCATCAAGGAGTTGGAAAAAACGGCTAATTCGGCCTTCTACACGCGTGTCGAGGCCCGGTATTTCCTGATTCAGATTTACAGCATGGAAAATCAGTATGATAAAGCGTACGAAATGTCGAAGTACATGGCGGAGCAATATCCTGATAATCCATTTTTCGAGCGGTATTATGCCCGGTCAGCTTTTGTAACGGGACGATTAACCGAAGCGGAGCGCATCTCGAAAGATATTCTGGCGAAGGTAAGCCGTACGCAGTCGGGCTATGAAGGTGTTAGTGGACGAACGGCAGCGTATATCTTGGCTTACATCAACCAGCAGTTTTACAAGAATCTGCCCGAAGCCAAAAAGTATTACCAGCAGTCGATTGACTATGCTAAACAAACGAATGCGTTAAATGCGGGCTATTACTGGTCGTCGGTGCTGGCTTTAGGTAAGATTGCCAACGAAGAAAAGAATTACGATCAGGCGCAGGCTTACTTTAAAGAAGTGATGGACAAAGCCGAACGTAAGTCAAGCCAGCATAAAGACGCGAAAAAAGCGCTGGATGACTTGAAGAAATCGCGCCGGGAAGAACGCCGGAAGCGTAGAGAGTAG
- a CDS encoding Lrp/AsnC family transcriptional regulator, translated as MSHKLDQIDRNVLEILQANAKITNAQLSKEIGLSPAPTLERVKKLETSGIIQSYHAQLSREKVGLGVTTFVMVTLVGHKKETTMSFVARANEIPEIIECHHITGSGDFLLKVIAKDIASYQALMLDVINEIDEVASTQTMVIMSTFKESKVLPIP; from the coding sequence ATGAGCCATAAATTAGATCAAATAGATCGCAACGTATTAGAGATCCTGCAAGCCAACGCAAAAATTACCAATGCCCAGCTTTCTAAAGAAATAGGTCTTTCTCCTGCTCCCACCCTGGAGCGCGTTAAAAAGCTCGAAACGTCAGGTATTATTCAAAGCTACCACGCTCAGCTTAGCCGCGAGAAAGTCGGCCTCGGCGTTACCACATTCGTGATGGTTACGCTTGTTGGGCACAAAAAAGAAACCACAATGTCGTTTGTGGCTCGTGCGAATGAAATTCCTGAAATTATCGAGTGCCACCACATTACGGGTTCCGGCGACTTCCTGCTGAAAGTAATTGCGAAGGATATTGCTTCGTATCAGGCGTTAATGCTGGATGTTATTAACGAAATTGACGAAGTTGCCAGCACCCAAACTATGGTGATCATGTCAACGTTCAAAGAAAGCAAAGTATTACCTATTCCTTGA
- a CDS encoding DUF2256 domain-containing protein, producing MRKKSELPTKICPVCNRPFAWRKKWERDWDNVIYCSDACRLVGKKQKTTPSQT from the coding sequence ATGCGCAAAAAATCAGAGTTGCCTACCAAAATATGTCCGGTGTGTAACCGTCCGTTTGCGTGGCGAAAGAAATGGGAACGCGACTGGGATAACGTAATTTATTGCAGTGATGCGTGCCGCTTAGTTGGCAAAAAGCAAAAAACGACTCCTTCGCAAACGTAG
- a CDS encoding glycoside hydrolase family 10 protein, whose amino-acid sequence MRLIAFLCLFVLALSWDGCRRPQPVVVKRTPVPVRRPPAAKPIPQKPVAAKPEPAKPVPVAPVAAPTPKDMVDGEEVEEMPFERGLVPPKREFRAVWIATIDNIDWPSKKGLPVADQQREIIEMFDQQQQMGINAVVVQVRSAADAFYAKSSEPWSEWLTGQQGLAPQPFYDPLEFMIEQAHQRGMEFHAWFNLDRATYSKTSSVAPTNIIYRKPGWVFTYGGRKLFNLGAPAVRTYIAGIVANVVREYDVDGIHFDDYFYPYAVAGQVFRDDSTYQANFNGMKKEDWRRDNVTKLITELRDSIRDNKPWVKFGVSPFGIWKNRSNDAEGSATNGGQSYYDQYADTRKWIRNGLIDYIVPQVYFSTEFTRVPYKTLVEWWARNCGKAHLYIGHGAYRVGRGSERDPGWGRFTELPDQMRYNRQQRAVLGSVFFSAKSLKTNPLAIRDSLQSNFYRYPALVPPMTWLDSIPPLAPRDLKVADTPEGIELFWQQPGEAQDGDGASYYIVYRFEGRPSRMRLEDPRCIVAQCIGEASTRFIDRTADPKKKYVYAVTAVDRLHNESREVTVKLR is encoded by the coding sequence ATGCGCTTAATTGCCTTTCTCTGTTTGTTTGTTCTTGCTTTATCATGGGATGGTTGCCGGCGACCTCAACCTGTTGTGGTAAAAAGAACGCCAGTGCCCGTCAGACGCCCACCCGCAGCAAAACCAATTCCTCAGAAACCAGTAGCTGCAAAGCCAGAACCCGCGAAGCCTGTTCCAGTAGCTCCTGTAGCGGCCCCCACTCCTAAAGATATGGTTGATGGCGAAGAGGTGGAAGAAATGCCCTTCGAACGTGGTCTCGTTCCGCCAAAGCGGGAGTTTCGGGCTGTCTGGATCGCAACCATTGATAACATCGACTGGCCCAGTAAGAAGGGGTTACCCGTTGCTGACCAGCAACGCGAGATTATCGAAATGTTCGATCAGCAGCAGCAGATGGGGATCAACGCTGTTGTTGTGCAGGTCCGGTCAGCAGCGGATGCGTTTTACGCCAAAAGCTCGGAACCCTGGTCGGAGTGGCTTACTGGTCAGCAGGGTTTAGCACCACAGCCGTTTTACGATCCGCTGGAATTTATGATTGAGCAGGCCCATCAGCGCGGCATGGAATTTCATGCGTGGTTTAACCTCGACCGGGCTACGTACAGCAAAACATCCAGCGTAGCGCCAACGAACATCATTTATCGAAAACCGGGATGGGTCTTTACCTACGGTGGCCGTAAACTTTTTAACCTGGGAGCGCCCGCTGTTCGGACATACATCGCCGGAATCGTCGCCAACGTGGTCCGTGAGTACGATGTAGATGGGATTCATTTTGACGATTATTTTTACCCATACGCCGTCGCCGGACAGGTTTTTCGCGATGACAGCACGTATCAGGCGAATTTCAATGGTATGAAAAAAGAAGATTGGCGACGTGACAACGTGACCAAGCTCATCACTGAACTGCGCGATTCGATTCGGGATAATAAACCCTGGGTTAAATTTGGGGTGAGTCCGTTTGGCATCTGGAAAAACCGAAGTAACGATGCCGAAGGATCAGCTACCAACGGTGGTCAATCGTACTACGATCAATATGCCGATACCCGGAAGTGGATTCGTAACGGGCTGATCGATTACATCGTACCGCAGGTTTATTTTAGCACGGAGTTTACGCGGGTGCCGTATAAAACCTTGGTTGAATGGTGGGCTCGTAACTGTGGTAAGGCTCACCTTTATATCGGACACGGCGCTTACCGAGTTGGACGTGGGTCGGAGCGCGATCCGGGCTGGGGGCGATTCACGGAGCTTCCGGATCAAATGCGTTACAACCGGCAGCAGCGAGCCGTACTGGGAAGCGTATTTTTCAGCGCAAAATCGTTAAAGACCAATCCACTTGCCATTCGGGATTCGTTACAGTCGAATTTTTATCGGTATCCGGCCCTGGTACCGCCAATGACCTGGCTGGATAGCATCCCACCCCTGGCGCCCCGCGACTTAAAAGTAGCTGACACCCCAGAAGGTATAGAGTTGTTTTGGCAACAACCCGGCGAAGCACAGGACGGCGACGGAGCGAGTTATTACATTGTCTACCGCTTTGAAGGGCGACCTTCCCGTATGCGATTAGAGGATCCTCGGTGTATCGTTGCGCAGTGCATCGGCGAAGCTTCGACGCGATTTATCGACAGAACCGCCGATCCGAAAAAGAAGTACGTCTACGCCGTAACAGCCGTTGACCGACTTCATAACGAAAGCCGTGAAGTAACCGTTAAGCTACGCTAG
- a CDS encoding 4-hydroxy-3-methylbut-2-enyl diphosphate reductase, with protein sequence MKSFDIPDYYRSSIITPLKEFRRKKDKLKRDFTPTLLDFGPVRFLIARHFGFCYGVENAIEIAYRAIAENVGKRIFLLSEMIHNPDVNADLQSRGVRFIMDTKGGQIIPWSELMPDDVVIIPAFGTTLETQSKLASIGLNVEKYDTTCPFVEKVWNKAGQIGQKNYTVIVHGKPNHEETRATFSHSKEAAPTVVVKDLAQTQRLARYITGESPTEQFYTEFADQYSVGFDASRDLQRIGVVNQTTMLASDTQGIADYLKQVMIQKHNLGENPSTDQVDAYFANTRDTLCYATNDNQDATYALLTYPADFAIVAGGYNSSNTSHIVDLCEEKLPTYFIESEQKILSPNLIRHYNGHTKQEVVTENFIPRLSGSTGEPVTILLTCGASCPDATVEGILTKLVSFFPDARPVSEIMNEFLS encoded by the coding sequence ATGAAATCGTTCGATATCCCTGATTACTACCGTAGCAGCATTATTACACCGCTTAAGGAATTCCGGCGGAAAAAAGATAAGCTTAAACGGGACTTCACCCCTACCCTGCTCGATTTTGGTCCGGTCCGTTTTTTGATAGCCCGGCATTTTGGCTTCTGTTACGGCGTCGAAAACGCGATTGAAATTGCCTACAGAGCGATTGCTGAGAACGTTGGAAAACGCATCTTTCTGCTTAGTGAAATGATTCATAACCCCGACGTAAACGCTGATTTACAAAGCCGTGGGGTACGTTTCATCATGGATACCAAGGGCGGGCAGATTATTCCCTGGTCGGAACTAATGCCCGATGACGTTGTAATTATCCCGGCTTTTGGCACAACGCTAGAAACACAAAGCAAGCTGGCTTCCATTGGGTTGAACGTTGAAAAATACGATACGACCTGCCCGTTTGTCGAAAAAGTCTGGAATAAAGCAGGCCAGATCGGGCAGAAAAATTATACCGTGATTGTTCACGGTAAACCGAACCACGAAGAAACGCGCGCTACGTTTTCGCACAGCAAAGAAGCGGCCCCAACAGTAGTTGTAAAAGATTTAGCGCAAACGCAGCGCCTGGCTCGCTACATTACGGGCGAGTCACCCACCGAACAATTTTACACCGAGTTTGCGGATCAGTACTCGGTTGGTTTTGACGCATCCCGCGATTTGCAGCGGATTGGCGTCGTCAACCAGACCACCATGCTGGCTTCGGACACTCAGGGTATTGCCGATTACCTGAAGCAAGTGATGATCCAGAAGCACAATCTTGGCGAAAATCCATCGACGGATCAGGTTGACGCCTACTTTGCTAACACGCGGGACACACTCTGCTACGCGACGAATGATAACCAGGACGCGACGTATGCGCTACTGACGTATCCAGCCGATTTTGCCATCGTAGCCGGTGGCTATAACTCATCCAATACATCACACATCGTCGATCTTTGTGAGGAGAAGTTACCCACCTATTTTATCGAGTCGGAACAGAAGATTCTTTCGCCAAACCTGATCCGTCATTATAACGGCCATACGAAACAAGAAGTCGTTACCGAAAACTTTATCCCCCGACTAAGCGGGTCAACGGGCGAACCCGTCACGATCTTACTGACCTGTGGCGCGTCCTGCCCCGATGCTACGGTAGAAGGTATCCTGACGAAACTAGTCAGCTTTTTTCCGGATGCCCGGCCCGTTTCCGAAATCATGAACGAGTTTTTGAGCTAG
- a CDS encoding flavin reductase family protein codes for MPKRLLKYKNYDIHSITTVAGLDATAPRYNANIVSWVMTTDMKATVVAVALYKVDYTIELVRASGILNVNLLATDQTRLIRKFGQQSGRTSDGRAIDKLKNVPFALDQRGCPYLTEAIGYAQCSVMHSTDAGDHELFICEVQKQIVLNPDKEVMTYAFLKEKKLVRG; via the coding sequence ATGCCGAAACGCCTGCTGAAATACAAGAATTACGATATTCACAGCATTACCACCGTCGCTGGTCTAGACGCAACCGCCCCACGTTATAATGCAAACATTGTTAGCTGGGTCATGACAACGGACATGAAGGCTACCGTAGTAGCCGTAGCGCTTTACAAAGTTGATTACACCATTGAACTAGTACGGGCAAGCGGTATTCTAAACGTTAATCTGCTGGCTACCGACCAGACACGGCTGATTCGTAAGTTTGGTCAGCAGTCTGGTCGCACTAGCGACGGGCGGGCAATCGATAAACTGAAAAACGTGCCTTTTGCCCTTGACCAACGCGGTTGTCCATACCTGACAGAAGCCATCGGTTATGCGCAATGCTCCGTAATGCACAGTACTGATGCGGGCGATCATGAGCTTTTTATTTGTGAAGTACAGAAACAGATTGTGCTCAATCCCGACAAAGAAGTAATGACGTACGCTTTCCTGAAAGAAAAGAAACTGGTGCGTGGGTGA
- a CDS encoding PLDc N-terminal domain-containing protein, giving the protein MLSPDSALLLWQIIILIQLLGLVYSIVRLYNHRLGFRTKTVWCFIILCVPLGWVVYLIFRKPTYSTGD; this is encoded by the coding sequence ATGTTATCGCCTGACTCCGCTTTACTTCTTTGGCAAATCATTATATTAATCCAACTACTCGGATTAGTCTATAGCATTGTGCGTCTGTACAACCATCGGCTGGGTTTCAGGACGAAAACGGTTTGGTGCTTCATCATTCTATGCGTTCCTCTCGGCTGGGTTGTTTATCTAATCTTTAGGAAGCCGACCTATTCGACGGGTGACTGA
- a CDS encoding GH3 auxin-responsive promoter family protein, with translation MTFLNTTLKWLLQRRLPRIEAMMQHPGPVQQRVFEQLIRAGRRTEWGKKYDYRSIQTIADFQRQVPVSSYEDLYPYIERVMKGENKVLWPSPVRWFSKSSGTTNARSKFIPVTTESLDESHFKGGKDMMALYVANNPDTQTFAGKGLSIGGSLHTNPFSANSAAGDVSAVVMKNLPSWAQFIRTPSIDIALMDEWEAKMDRMAEVTAQENVTSMLGAPTWGLVLIDKILARTGKSNILDVWPNFEVMIHGAVNFQPYRELFQQQVFPSSTVRYQEVYNASEGFFAIQDDLSRIGEMLLMLDYGIFYEFVPIQEADQPFPKALTIDEVELDKNYALIVSTNGGLWRYRIGDTVRFTSLYPHRLKVSGRTKHFINAFGEEIIVENAEAAITRACEATGAVIADYTAGPVYMSNGANGCHEWVIEFSREPDSQQRFNQLLDQALREVNSDYDAKRYNDMVLKQPRIHVVPRGTFYAWMKQRGKLGGQHKVPRLANSREYLDDILGQSIRL, from the coding sequence ATGACCTTCCTCAATACTACGCTCAAATGGCTCCTGCAACGGCGTTTACCGCGCATTGAGGCCATGATGCAACACCCAGGTCCGGTGCAGCAACGGGTTTTTGAGCAACTCATCCGGGCAGGTCGCCGAACGGAATGGGGCAAAAAGTACGATTACCGCTCAATTCAGACGATTGCTGATTTCCAGCGCCAGGTACCTGTTTCAAGTTACGAAGATCTCTATCCCTACATAGAGCGCGTAATGAAAGGCGAAAACAAGGTACTTTGGCCGTCGCCGGTGCGCTGGTTTTCCAAATCGTCAGGAACAACCAACGCCCGCAGCAAATTCATTCCGGTTACGACCGAGTCGCTGGATGAAAGCCACTTTAAAGGCGGTAAGGATATGATGGCTCTTTACGTAGCCAACAATCCAGATACACAGACTTTTGCTGGCAAAGGACTTTCGATTGGTGGTAGCCTGCATACCAATCCATTCAGTGCGAACAGTGCCGCTGGCGATGTGTCCGCCGTGGTCATGAAAAACTTGCCAAGTTGGGCGCAGTTCATCCGCACACCGTCTATCGACATTGCGCTCATGGATGAATGGGAAGCCAAAATGGATCGTATGGCGGAGGTCACGGCTCAGGAAAACGTGACGAGTATGCTGGGCGCACCCACCTGGGGCTTGGTGTTGATCGACAAAATTCTGGCTCGCACGGGTAAATCCAACATTCTTGACGTGTGGCCGAACTTCGAAGTTATGATTCACGGTGCGGTAAATTTTCAGCCTTACCGGGAGTTGTTTCAACAGCAGGTCTTTCCTTCGTCAACCGTTCGGTATCAGGAGGTTTATAACGCTTCGGAAGGGTTCTTTGCCATTCAGGACGATTTGTCGCGAATCGGTGAAATGCTTCTGATGCTCGATTATGGAATTTTCTACGAGTTCGTCCCCATTCAGGAAGCGGATCAGCCTTTTCCCAAAGCCCTGACCATCGACGAAGTGGAGCTAGACAAAAACTACGCGCTGATCGTTTCGACAAACGGCGGCTTGTGGCGCTACAGAATCGGCGACACCGTGCGCTTCACGTCGCTATACCCCCATCGCCTGAAAGTCAGTGGTCGTACGAAGCATTTCATCAACGCGTTTGGCGAAGAAATCATCGTCGAGAATGCAGAAGCCGCCATAACGCGGGCTTGCGAAGCCACAGGTGCGGTTATTGCCGATTACACGGCGGGGCCAGTTTACATGAGCAACGGCGCAAACGGCTGCCACGAATGGGTAATCGAGTTTTCGCGAGAGCCTGATAGCCAACAGCGATTTAACCAGCTCCTTGATCAGGCATTGCGCGAGGTTAACTCCGACTACGACGCGAAGCGCTATAACGATATGGTTCTGAAACAGCCCCGCATACACGTCGTTCCGCGCGGCACCTTCTACGCCTGGATGAAACAGCGCGGCAAGCTAGGTGGACAGCATAAAGTGCCTAGACTAGCCAACTCGCGGGAATATCTGGATGACATTCTTGGTCAGAGTATCCGCCTGTAA
- a CDS encoding glycerophosphodiester phosphodiesterase family protein, whose product MGFNVLLSCVIATLFTSATPPAFDVQGHRGCRGLMPENTIPAFLKALELGVTTLELDVVISKDRQVVVSHEPYFNAAYSITPDGKPVDKKDQKSLLIYRMNYADVKRYDIGSNGNSAYPEQQKIQTYKPLLSEVIEQAEAYRKAHNLPAFSYNIELKSVPSEYNISQPEPAAFCDLVESVINQTLPAERVVIQSFDFAILTHWKQQIDAGKYPNVRLSALIENLRSPQKNIQKLGFKPAIYSPHYKLLNQRRIAQLHEQGISVIPWTVNQLSDMKRLKEWGVDGLITDYPDRAARL is encoded by the coding sequence ATGGGTTTTAACGTTCTACTTAGTTGCGTGATTGCCACCCTTTTTACCTCGGCTACTCCGCCCGCGTTTGATGTACAGGGGCACCGGGGCTGCCGGGGATTGATGCCTGAAAATACGATTCCGGCCTTTCTCAAAGCGCTGGAACTGGGCGTGACAACGCTGGAGCTGGATGTGGTCATTAGCAAAGACCGACAGGTGGTTGTTTCGCATGAACCCTACTTCAATGCGGCCTACAGCATAACACCGGACGGGAAACCAGTTGATAAGAAAGACCAGAAAAGTCTGCTCATTTATCGAATGAATTATGCCGATGTCAAGCGCTACGACATCGGTTCAAACGGCAACTCCGCCTATCCCGAACAACAGAAAATCCAGACTTACAAGCCTTTGCTGAGCGAAGTTATTGAGCAGGCAGAAGCCTACAGAAAAGCGCATAATCTACCGGCATTTTCTTACAACATTGAGCTAAAGAGCGTTCCGTCTGAGTACAACATAAGCCAGCCAGAACCAGCCGCTTTCTGCGACCTTGTTGAATCCGTCATCAACCAGACCTTACCAGCCGAACGTGTTGTTATTCAAAGCTTTGACTTTGCCATCCTGACCCATTGGAAGCAACAGATCGATGCGGGCAAATACCCTAACGTCCGGCTTTCGGCTTTGATCGAGAATCTGCGCAGTCCCCAAAAAAACATACAGAAGTTGGGCTTCAAACCGGCTATCTACAGCCCTCACTACAAACTACTGAACCAGCGCCGGATTGCCCAGCTACACGAACAGGGGATCAGTGTTATTCCGTGGACGGTCAACCAGTTGAGCGACATGAAACGGCTGAAAGAGTGGGGTGTTGATGGCTTGATTACCGATTACCCTGATCGAGCGGCTCGTTTGTAA